The following is a genomic window from Pedobacter sp. KBS0701.
CCAGTTATTAGGAATGAGTGATAACTTAAGTTTTAACCTTGCAGATTCGAACTATAATGTAGCAAAATATGTTCCTTATGGACCGATTAAAGCAGTAATGCCTTATTTATTCAGAAGAGCACAGGAAAATACTTCAGTGGCCGGACAAACTGGCCGTGAACTTGGTTTGATTGAAAGAGAATTAAAAAGAAGAAAACTGTAGTTCAGTTTTCAGTTCACAGTTGGTGGTTTTCAGTTAACAGAGTCGTCATTTCAAACGGAGTGCAACTAAGTCGAGAAATCTATGTCTGGCAGATCTCTCCATTTCACTGCGCTTCAGTCGAGATGACGATTTTTCATTTCGTATCGTCATGTCGGATTTATTTCAGCATCTTTCATGTCTTATAGTTTTTTTATTGTTATTGGAAATGAACATACAGTAGTCCTTCGGAACATGCAGCCTCGCTTTGCGCTGTATCTTTTTGGCTACCCTTCGACTTCGCTCAGGGTGACAGCCAAAAAGGATGCCGCTTCAATCGAGTTTAGTTTGCAAGGCTAATTTTTTATTATGCCTTGCAAAAATTACTTCTTTATATAAAACGATTGTAGTCAATAAGCCTTCTTTTTCGGAAATAAGCCCGAAGTATACTTGAGATAGCAATATCTTAACGTTTAAGACCCTGAAATAAATTCAGGGTGACGACCGCTTGTGAAAATCAGCTTGTTTTTTTGGAAATGAGTGTGCAGTAGTTCTTCGGGGCATGCAGCCTCGCTTTGCGCTGTATCTTTTTGGCTGCCCTTCGACTTCGCTCAGGGTGAAAGCCAAAAAGGATGCTGCTTCAATCGAGTTTAGATGGAAAGGTCGTTTTTTAAACTGCTGAAAACTATTTCTTCACTACAAAAGATTGTCTGCCTGATAACAAATCGTAGAACAGGATAAAATCGCTCACTAAACTATAGCCTGGATATTGAAAAGTAGCAGGTTTGTTTTTCTCGAAAAAGAAATGCCCCACCCATGCAAAACCATATCCCAATACCGGTATCGCCAAAAAGAAATGCCAGTTGTGAAAAAGAAAGCCAGTAAAAAAAGCCAGGCAAACCAAACCAGTACCAATAAAATGCAGGATACGCGATGTGGTATTCTTATGTTCTGACAAGTAAAAAGGGTAGAACTCTTTTAGCGACTTGAACTTTTTTTCTGACATATCCTAATTTACAAAATCCCGTTTGCTTTTAAAAAGGCACCCAGCTGTGCCGGTTTTTCGGTCATTAATAATGCATTTAAGCCCACTTTTTTAGCACCTTCTATATGTTGTGGGCTATCGTCTATAAATAAGGTCTCTGCCGGATCTAAGTTGTTTTCTTTTAATACCTGCTCAAAAATATTGGTATTGGGTTTGCGCAGTTTCATCTGTTGCGAGAAATAAGCTTTCTCAAAATAAGCATCGTAATTATTAATCTCGAATGTTGTCTTCAGGTAATTGATAATCCAATCGTAATGGATTTCGTTATTGTTGCTTAACAAAAAAGTACGGTATTTTTCTTTTACTTCAAGCAGTAAATCGTGGTTTTCTTGTATCGTTCCAATTAACAGGCTATTCCATGCCTCATCAATCTGCTGGTCGGTTAATTCAGGTTTGCCCGCGGCATTTCTAATTCCCTTCCTAAATTCGGCCGGAGAAATGGCACCAGTTTCAAAGTCATCAAATAGCTGGTTGTGCGCTTTGTGTGCAAAGAAATTTTCGATATCTGTAATACCCAGTTTTTGAAAAGAAGCCTGAGCAATTCTGAAATCTATATCAAATATTACGTTTCCGTAATCAAAAATAATGTTTTTAATGTTTTGCATGTAAATCTTCTGAATTTGCTGCAAAGATATTATTGCTGGATTAATGAAAGGTATTAAATCATCAATTTTTACAATAAAAAACCCGCAGTGCTTAATTGGCGAGTAATACTTTGTAGATGCGTCATTCCTAAATGATTGGGGATCTTAATGCTTAGTGGTATTTTCTATTTGCACTAAGATTCCCACCTTCACGGGAATGACGCAACATAAAAATAATTTTATTTATA
Proteins encoded in this region:
- a CDS encoding DUF962 domain-containing protein, which translates into the protein MSEKKFKSLKEFYPFYLSEHKNTTSRILHFIGTGLVCLAFFTGFLFHNWHFFLAIPVLGYGFAWVGHFFFEKNKPATFQYPGYSLVSDFILFYDLLSGRQSFVVKK
- a CDS encoding HAD family phosphatase yields the protein MQNIKNIIFDYGNVIFDIDFRIAQASFQKLGITDIENFFAHKAHNQLFDDFETGAISPAEFRKGIRNAAGKPELTDQQIDEAWNSLLIGTIQENHDLLLEVKEKYRTFLLSNNNEIHYDWIINYLKTTFEINNYDAYFEKAYFSQQMKLRKPNTNIFEQVLKENNLDPAETLFIDDSPQHIEGAKKVGLNALLMTEKPAQLGAFLKANGIL